The Candidatus Mancarchaeum acidiphilum sequence GCGAAAGCCAATGGGAACATACCTGTACCAATACCCTGTATAGCCCTTATTATTATCAGTTCATCAAGTGTTCTCGCAAACCCTCCCATAGATACAGCCAAAGCATAAAAAAGTGCAAGAGCTAAAAACACTTTTCTTTTTCCATAATTGTCCGCAATCTTACCCGATAATGCAGCAGATATAGTACTACTTATTATATAAGCTATTAATATCCAGGATACTGAGTCATAGGATACATTAAAAAATTTTACTAATATTGGAATTTCAAGAACTATTGTAGTTTCTACATAACTGATAAGTATGCCTGCAAACGCCATAATTGCAATTATCAGATAAATATTCTTTTTACTTAAATATTCTACCTTATTTTTATCATTAATAGGTTTGTCCTGCATAAGCTTTTTCCCTTTTGTTAATATTCACAAATCCAAAACTCTTTTAACCAAGTAAGTAAGAACTCTTCCTAAGCAATTAGATGAAAACGGACAACCATTTTACAATTTATAAAAAATATCTAGATAAATGTAAAGCATATTCAAATTTTATTTTCTTATACCCAAATTTATTTTATGGCAATTCAAAACTTGTTTAGTAACTTATCTTTTTATTTTTTAATACTAACAGTTTTTAACTTTTCATGTACTTGTCAGATATATCGAAAAGCTGGTCTAGTGACATAATGCCGCTTACCGTATTCAGGAAATCATCCAAGCCCCCATTAAATCTGTCATATATATTGTAGACAAGCTTTTCCGTTTTAATAATGTCCGCAAGCTCTTCTCCAAACATAAGATCTTCATGGTCCGATTGTGAGCTAAGAACAGAAACCTTTCTATATGAAAAAGCTAGCTCTTTTTTAAAATCTTCGTATTTGATTATTCTTGAAAAATCAGGCAATTTATGGGCAGGACCAGAACATTTTAACAAATCCTGGTTAGATGTAAGTTTTTTTGCTATTAAGTAAGATATGAAATACACCATCGCTTCGTTTATTAAATAGCTTTCATCATATCCAATCGGGTAAGGAGCTTCTTTGCCTTTGTTCAATTCGTTGATCTTTGCATGTAAAATTTCATGCAATGCTGTCAAAAACAAATCAAACCCAAATTTGGTCCTTTGGTTCTTGTTTTTCAAATCAATTACATCGTTTTTTTCATCCCCTAAATAAATCGTCAAATTTCCATTCTCTTTTCCAGGTACCCCAAGCGTATAATTCACTACATCCTTGTTGTCATTTAATTTTCTTAAGTAACCTTTTTCATTTGTAAAAGACCCTCCAAGTAACGTGTCTTCCTTTTTCATATGAACCTCTACGTTGTATGAATTATCTAATGTAAGGAAAGGAAAATTCTCGTAAGCAAATCTAACTGTCGCATCAACAAATTTCTTTACAAAATCAGACTGATTTTTATTATTAATATCCAAGATTATAGCATCTGTAGCTTTCAGAATTTCCTTGAATCCAGCCTTGCTTTTATATGCCATCATACAATTACTATTAAATTTTATAAGTAAATAGGTATTTAATCATTCTTTTAGATTTCCATCCAATTACCGTAATTATCCCCTATCCTGCACCAAAAATCAAATTATCATATCTTAATAAGGATAAACGACGTAGTCCATGCTTTACTATATTTAAGCATGAATTGTATAAAACAAATAAAAATCAATCTATTGTAAAGATATGTGGTGATAAAGTTGGAGAGCCCAAGTAATAGCACAGAGAACAAGCTTAGCTTGATAAAAAGAAGTCCCACAGAGGAGATATTGACTGAAGAGAGGCTCGTTGAATATTTAAACGCAGGTACCAAGCTCAACCATTATATAGGATTTGAGATTTCGGGAATGGTCCATCTTGGAACTGGATTAGTCGGAATGCAGAAAGTGACTGATTTGCAGGAAGCTGGTGTTAATACAAGCCTATTCCTTGCTGACTACCATACATCAATAAATAACAAATTAGGAGGAGATTTGGATAATATAAGAAAAATTGCTTTGGGGTATTTCAAGGAAGCGCTTCAGCAGTCAATAAAGTGCGTAGGAGGGGACCCGGATAAAACAAAGGTTGTACTGGCATCGGATTTCTATGAAAAAGAGGGCATAGAGTATCTGGAAAATGTTCTTAAGGTTGCAAAGGGAATGAGTTTAGGCCGTGCAAAGAGGAGCGTAACGGTTCTCGGAAGGAAAAGCGGCGATGATATAAGCCTTGCACAGCTGGTCTATGTGCCAATGCAGGTAGCTGATATATATGGCCAGAAAGTGAATCTCGCGCATGCCGGTATGGACCAGCGCAAAGCCCATGTTGTTGCACTTGACACATCAAAGAACTTCAGTTATACCCCCGTTGCTCTGCACCACCATCTCCTTATGGGGATAAATATAACCGAGGAGCAGAGGAAATTGGTCATAGAAGCAAGAGCTAACAAGGATAGGGAGCAATTTGAAAATTCGATAGTTGACATAAAGATGTCAAAATCAAAGCCTTACAGTGCGATCTTCGTACACGACAGTGAGGAGGAGATACGCGCGAAGATAAGCAAAGCCTTGTGCCCACCCAAAGAGACAGATGTCAATCCTATAATAGATATGATCAAGTATATCATAGCACCGACATTCTTAAGGAAAGGCGAAAACATGAGGATTGAAAATGCCAAAACTGGGTCAGCAGTGGAATTCGGCAGCATGAAAGAGCTTGAAGAGGCATATGTCAAAGGAGGAATACATCCATTGGACCTGAAGAATATGGTAGCTGAAAGCCTTATATCAATATTGGAGCCAGCGAGAAGGCACTTCTCTTCAGGTGAAGGGTTAAGGCACTTGAATGAGCTAAAGGAGCTTATGATAACAAGGTAACCCTTTATTTGCCTTTTATTTTTAACTAAATGAGTGGGAAGTCTCCCTTCGCAAGATCAGGGGATGAAAACGAACAAAAACATTATTTATCCTTTCTTAACTTTGATTTCGGTCCTGGAACAGCAAATACCCCAGATTCAGATTCTGCTTCTATTTTTATAGCACTTTTGATCATTTTGATTTCTCTATTGTTATTTAAGATTCTGTTTATAATCTCTGATGCAGTAACTCCATTTCCTAAAGCTATAACTTTCACCGCTTCTTGTTGATTCCATAATACCACCAAGTAAACATTGTTCTATTTATTTAAGCATTTATTTAGTTTTAAACTTAATCTACAGCAAAATATTTTAGCTAAAACAATTTGAGGGGCTAATCTTTTTCTTTGGAAAGTCTAATAATACCATATATAGATCGCTCGTAAAGGTATGCTAGAATTTGCCTACCTGTCTTTTATTTCCCCAAGGACCGCTTTCCCATACCCTGTCCAGAGGATAATTATAATCTATTGGTGTGTCAAAAATCATAGATCCTGTTTCTAGCTATTTCAGGCATTTTTATACGATTTGCGCATTTCCCTTATCATGTCCAAAAGTAATCTCTTGTTTGTACTGTATCCCGCTTAGATATCGCCCATCTGCCCCGTTATGAACTGCCTCAAGGGTTACAGTATTAGGAATTTGCTCTCCACTATGTCAAGAGCCGTTTAGAAATATGCCCTTAAAACATACGGTTGCATTTTCATTCCTACCTTGTATTTGTATACCTCACATCCCTTGTAATGAGCGTTGTCCTTAGAAAGGTATTCTTATTTATTGCTCGGACGTCAAACTGCAGTAACGGCGAATCATAGGTCAGCTCCTCTCCTTGCTTCCTTCTTTCTTCCAGACATTCTTTTATGCATATTGCTACTTCCCAACCAATGAACGAGAAATAGTGATGCCTAGCCTTGCTCAACTTGCTCTTAATTATTACAGTTATAGGAATCTTGCCGAATTGCATCTAGTCTAATAGTTTCAGCTCCTTTAAATCTCCCAATTGCAATCAATCAGTGCCTTCATAATCACCAAGAGATTCCAGTATCAGTCCTGAAAAGAACATTAAGCTAAGATAACCATCCCTCGCGATGTTGCCTTTCTTAGTATTCTTGCCAATTCCTCCTTGCTCAGGACTCTTTCGTCGGAACTTGATTAATGTTTTTAAGTGAATATTGCTGTCAATCAACGGATATATAAATTCCACATAATGAAGCGAAAACTGAGTTTCAGGCGATAATTTTATATATATTATTATGCAATATAAAATTGTAAGGGTTCGCAAAACAAAGATATAAAAGACATAGTTACCGCCACAAATTATGTATTAGAAATGAACTCTTACAATAATCAAACAGGTGATAGTTTTTGAATATGAATCGTTTGGAATTTAATGTCTGTAAGAATTGTGGACATTCGGTGGTTAATTTCAATTCAAAATGGTTGCATCACATCTCAAGAAGTAAACTCTTGGGTTTCCCACACTGGCCTGCTGGACATGTAATTACTTTGGATTGCAAGTGGAATGGATGTAAATGCAATATTCCTGAACCGGATCATACTAAGCCTTCGAAAACTAAGCTGGTATATCTAGGTAAAAGGACAGACAGGTAAGACATTTCATCCAGAAATTGGTCCTTATTTGGGGTGCCAATCTTTATTAATAATTTGCCAATCCAGAGAAGGCGAGGTACGAATTCAGGGGGAATACCAAAAGAACCAAATCTAATGCCACTGATAGGTAATGCAAAGATGTAGGGGAACTCGTTCATTTACCTGTATTAAATGTTTGTCAAAGAATTCAGCAATGGATACCACAAATATTAAATAAAAGCAGAATGTTTCCTAAATAAGCTTAGTGTTATTGTTCACCAATAATCTCAGAGTCGGTTTCTTACTATTGTACTGCTATCAAGGTATACGATTTTTCTGTCATTTCTATACTACTTGCCAGATCTGATACGCCGCCTTTGGATTTGATTGTTTCAAAATCTAAATTATCCTTCTTTATTTTGAATATTTTATTAAGTATTCACCCAAATTTAAATAAAGCTTATTTTCTTAGTTTCTTTTAGTATTGAAATTATACAATTACCACGCTGCAATTTAAGATTCTTGTGTTCTGTCCAAATCTATTTTTTTATCTAAAAATATATTTAATTTAACTTTATACATATTATTTAGATATCCATAAAGAAAACCTGTGTCTTTTTATTAGAAGAAAATTAAATTTATAATAAATTTATAGCCACAGTTGATTTTTGTTTAAAAGTAGTAAAATCCTAAAGATTTAAATATTATTTAAGCAATAAGTAAATATAGGTGTTTTAATGGCATTTAAAAATATTGCTAAAAACGATAACAAAGTGGTCATAATCGGCGAAAGACACAATAGCGAGATTGATAAAAAGGCAGAAGTTGAACTAA is a genomic window containing:
- a CDS encoding tyrosine--tRNA ligase → MESPSNSTENKLSLIKRSPTEEILTEERLVEYLNAGTKLNHYIGFEISGMVHLGTGLVGMQKVTDLQEAGVNTSLFLADYHTSINNKLGGDLDNIRKIALGYFKEALQQSIKCVGGDPDKTKVVLASDFYEKEGIEYLENVLKVAKGMSLGRAKRSVTVLGRKSGDDISLAQLVYVPMQVADIYGQKVNLAHAGMDQRKAHVVALDTSKNFSYTPVALHHHLLMGINITEEQRKLVIEARANKDREQFENSIVDIKMSKSKPYSAIFVHDSEEEIRAKISKALCPPKETDVNPIIDMIKYIIAPTFLRKGENMRIENAKTGSAVEFGSMKELEEAYVKGGIHPLDLKNMVAESLISILEPARRHFSSGEGLRHLNELKELMITR